From the genome of Spirosomataceae bacterium TFI 002, one region includes:
- a CDS encoding Prolyl oligopeptidase family protein produces the protein MKKGNLLSVILVFLSIITTLATGPVAAGTDYKLVIEGFDWGPGVSKVILSLDQPITEVQANDFIVNVTRKTDLGEIPAEMTRGQREVMQAFVSDAEGTPMLSGKHITLTLAVAPFKPLGSPIQYFRGKGNNWVDYKLEIVQKSNKQIWNKEIGRIMPLLDNFDLKGKFTHRDITMSYASFEPKNRSGKAPLLIWLHGGGEGGTDPSIAAIGNKAVNYVSEEIQSIFEGAYVLIPQAPTFWMNSEGGGHTRGDKNDIYNEGLMALIMDYVKNNKGVDASRIYVGGCSNGGYMSLKLILNHPDYFAAGFISALAYQSSYITDEQIKSIKNVPIWFVQSKDDETTKPAETVVPVYNRLKAAGAQNVHFSYYDHVIDITNQYGGASYRYNGHWSWVYLHANECRLGFDGKPVKVNGMPVSIMQWLAAQRK, from the coding sequence ATGAAAAAAGGAAACTTATTGAGCGTGATTTTAGTGTTCTTATCTATAATAACGACATTGGCTACAGGTCCAGTTGCAGCCGGAACTGATTATAAATTGGTAATTGAAGGTTTTGATTGGGGGCCAGGCGTAAGCAAGGTTATTCTTTCTTTGGATCAACCTATTACTGAAGTTCAAGCCAATGATTTCATTGTAAATGTGACTAGAAAAACTGACCTAGGAGAAATTCCTGCTGAAATGACACGCGGTCAACGTGAGGTTATGCAAGCCTTTGTTTCAGATGCTGAAGGAACACCAATGCTCAGTGGAAAACATATAACACTTACACTTGCAGTTGCTCCCTTCAAGCCTTTAGGTTCCCCCATTCAATACTTTAGAGGCAAAGGAAATAATTGGGTGGATTATAAATTGGAGATTGTCCAAAAATCTAATAAACAGATTTGGAATAAGGAAATTGGTCGAATAATGCCATTACTGGACAATTTTGATCTAAAAGGTAAATTTACACACAGGGACATCACCATGTCGTACGCCAGTTTTGAGCCTAAAAATAGAAGTGGAAAAGCACCATTACTTATTTGGTTACATGGTGGTGGCGAAGGTGGAACAGATCCTTCCATTGCGGCAATTGGTAATAAGGCAGTAAACTATGTGTCAGAAGAAATCCAGAGCATTTTTGAAGGGGCTTATGTGCTTATCCCCCAAGCACCTACTTTTTGGATGAATAGTGAAGGTGGAGGTCATACGCGAGGAGATAAAAATGACATTTATAATGAGGGTTTAATGGCCTTGATCATGGATTATGTCAAAAATAATAAAGGTGTAGATGCTAGCAGGATCTATGTGGGTGGCTGTTCAAATGGTGGCTACATGAGTTTAAAGCTAATTTTGAACCACCCAGATTATTTTGCGGCGGGTTTTATAAGTGCACTGGCATATCAATCTTCATACATTACCGACGAGCAAATAAAGAGTATTAAGAATGTACCTATTTGGTTTGTTCAGTCCAAAGATGATGAAACAACAAAGCCAGCTGAAACGGTAGTGCCTGTGTACAATAGATTGAAAGCAGCAGGAGCACAAAACGTACATTTTAGTTACTATGATCATGTAATAGATATTACCAACCAGTATGGCGGTGCTTCTTATCGTTACAATGGACACTGGTCTTGGGTGTATCTACATGCCAATGAATGCAGGCTAGGTTTTGATGGAAAACCTGTAAAAGTAAATGGAATGCCGGTTTCTATCATGCAATGGTTGGCGGCACAGAGGAAGTGA